A segment of the Streptomyces sp. Tu 2975 genome:
GCCGCAGACAGACCTGGCGGACGAGTTGCTCCCAGCTTTCCACGACCTCGAGTGCCCTCGGATCCCCTTGGCACAGTGTTTCCGTGTCGATGCCGTTGCGGACCGGAACCCACGCGGGTCCCATGTTCTGGAACCCGTGGCAGCCCGAGTTCTCGTGTTGCAGGTAATGGAGCAGTTCCTGCAACAGCCACGCGTGGGTGGCATTGCCCACGCCTTCGTGACGAATGAGTAGCTGGGCCTGGTGGGCAACCTCGGCCCAAGAAAGGTGCCACAGGGTCACCTTGTGCTTCCGGCGTCCGTCGGTCCGTACATCGACCAACGGGCGGCCTTCCAGCTCTACGTCGTTGGAGAGGGTGATCACGGCTTCGTAGCCACGCCGTGCCGCGATGTCCATGTAGCTCTGGACCTGCTCGGACCTGAGTGCGTTGCCGTTCGTCTTCGTCTCGACCAGAGCCGTCCAGAGTTTGCCCGCCCGCTCCACGCGGATCACGCCATCCGGTCGCTTCGGGCTGTCCCCGTGCGGAAGGGACACTTCCACGAAGGTCTGCATGCGCCCGGCCGGGGCGCCGAACGCCGCTGTGAGCCGCCGCCCGAACTCCGGTACCTCCGCCATGACGGAGAGCAGCACGGACGTCGCTCGCATCTCACGTTCTTTGTCGCTCTTCAGCGACGAGGCGGGGAACAACCGCGCCGGCCTCCACGAGTCGTTCTCGGCAAGCGTCGGTTTGACCGTCTTGGGAAGCGTGATCTTCTTCTTCGCCGTCCTGGGGCCGCGTGCTCGGCGAGATGCGGGCTCAGCCGAGGACGGCAGGACCGGGCCGGGCTGTACGGGAACGACAAGCATCTCCGACGGTGTCGATGGCACCGTCTCGGGGCCCGCCGCCGGTTCCGCTGTCGCCATCGCCCGGTCGGTGCTCTCCTCGTCGCTCTCCTCGTCGACGGTGATGCCGAAGTCTGTAGCCAGCCCTGCCAGACCGGTTTCGTACCCCTGGCCGATCGCCCGGAACTTCCAGTCCGTTCCCCGCCGGTACAACTCACCGAAGATGAAGGCGCTCTCCACACCGGCGTCCGTTATCGAGAAGCCGAGCAGTGCTTCTCCCGCGCGGTCAGCCACGGTCACACGGAGATCGTTCAGTTCCCCGAACGTCGAGCCACCGTACTGACTCGCGGCGACGACGATGCGCTCCACACCTGTGGGCACCGCCGTCAGGTCAAGGCTGATGCGATCCTCGTTGCCGTCATCGGTCGGCTTCTTGCCCAAGAGCTGCACGCTGCCGTCGGCCGCTGTCGGGTTGTTGTAGAAGAAGAAGTCCGTGTCGCTCCGTACTTTCCCGTCGGCGTCCAGGAGGAGCACGGACACATCGGCGTCACCGTCGCCGGTCGCGCTGTTCCAGCGCAGGCTGACGACCACGGCGTCGGCGTCCTCACTCAGGGCCGTCAGGCTGACATTGGATCCCTTGGTCATCTCCTGCATGGAGCCCCCCAGGCCTGCAGCCGCGTCCGGGCACGCCGAAGCGGCCGCCACGTGCGCGTCGCTCTGTGACTTCTTTCGCACTCTCGGTGCGCTTCGGTGAACCGTAGCGCTCATAAGTCACCTGTGTGGAGATGATGTGAACATCCGGTTGAGTTTCCAGCGTGGCGATCGCGGGCCTCTTGCCCGGGTCCTAGGACCCTGGACCGGTCTTTGGTGCCGACGGGTCGCGGAGGGATGAAATCCGCCGGCCGCCGCGTTGGTGCCTTCCGGAAGATCAGGCCCGCGATCGGATCCGAGGATCAGGTCGGACGGGCCCCCAGCGGTATCGACGGGGAGGCATCACGTGGCGGCGGCACCAGCAGCGCAAGGGTGGGCACGGCGGTTGTCCGGTTACGCATGGCGTTACCGGCTCAACGTCGTACTCGCCCTCGGCTCGTCGCTGGGCGGCATGGCCGTCATGGCGCTCGTACCGCTGATCATCAAGGTCGTCATCGACGACGTGATCACGGCGCAGACACGCTCGCTGAACACCTGGACCGGGCTGCTGATCGCCGCCGCCCTGGTCGTGTACGTGATGACCTACATCCGGCGGTACTACGGCGGGCGGCTCGCCCTCGACGTGCAGCACGACCTGCGCACCGACATGTACGGGACGATCACCCGGCTCGACGGACGGCGGCAGGACGAGCTGTCCACCGGGCAGGTCGTCGGACGGGCCACCAGTGACCTTCAGCTGATCCAGGGGCTGCTCTTCATGCTCCCGATGACCATCGGGAACTTCGTGCTGTTCGGCATCTCCCTCGTCGTCATGGCGTGGCTGTCCCTGCCGCTGACCCTGATCGCGCTCGCCGTCGCCCCCGCCCTGTGGGTCATCGCCAAACGCAGCCGCACCCGGCTGCACCCGGCCACCTGGTACGCGCAGAGCCAGGCCGCGGCCGTCGCCGGGGTGGTCGACGGGGCTGTGAGCGGTGTGCGCGTCGTGAAGGGCTTCGGGCAGGAGGAGCAGGAGACGCAGAAGCTGCGCGAGGTGAGCAGGAAGCTCTTCGCGGGGCGGATGCGCACCATCCGGCTGAACTCGAAGTACACGCCCGCGCTGCAGTCCGTCCCGGCCCTCGGGCAGGTCGCGATGCTGGCCCTGGGCGGCTGGCTGGCCACGAAGGGCGATATCACGCTCGGTACCTTCGTCGCCTTCTCCGCCTATCTCGCGCAGCTGGTGGGC
Coding sequences within it:
- a CDS encoding TerD family protein, giving the protein MTKGSNVSLTALSEDADAVVVSLRWNSATGDGDADVSVLLLDADGKVRSDTDFFFYNNPTAADGSVQLLGKKPTDDGNEDRISLDLTAVPTGVERIVVAASQYGGSTFGELNDLRVTVADRAGEALLGFSITDAGVESAFIFGELYRRGTDWKFRAIGQGYETGLAGLATDFGITVDEESDEESTDRAMATAEPAAGPETVPSTPSEMLVVPVQPGPVLPSSAEPASRRARGPRTAKKKITLPKTVKPTLAENDSWRPARLFPASSLKSDKEREMRATSVLLSVMAEVPEFGRRLTAAFGAPAGRMQTFVEVSLPHGDSPKRPDGVIRVERAGKLWTALVETKTNGNALRSEQVQSYMDIAARRGYEAVITLSNDVELEGRPLVDVRTDGRRKHKVTLWHLSWAEVAHQAQLLIRHEGVGNATHAWLLQELLHYLQHENSGCHGFQNMGPAWVPVRNGIDTETLCQGDPRALEVVESWEQLVRQVCLRLGGELGRKALPVQRTKRGTDPQMRRVALADQLCDDGRLTAEMRIEDTPGVLAIVADLRTGKLRTSVDVQAPEGNYPLTSVKRLVRALADAPADLHVETLVEDGKGPRGTLERLRPEPGDLLPKDGARIAGFRLSLFKSMGATRGNAETGFIRSVDDAVDRFYASVVAQVSAFERRSTSRPRVTEQVAAG